A single genomic interval of Pseudomonas sp. FeN3W harbors:
- the moaA gene encoding GTP 3',8-cyclase MoaA — translation MPDSQLVDPFGRRITYLRLSVTDRCDFRCTYCMSEDMVFAPRAQILTLEELYAVADAFISLGVKRIRVTGGEPLVRKGLTGLLAQLGARSELEDLAITTNGSQLPSLAPALRDAGVKRLNISLDSLKRDRFAELTRRDRLDQVLEGIEAARSAGFKRIKLNSVVQKGRNDDEILDLVEFAIERGLDISFIEEMPLGSVSSHQRQITFCSSDEVRERIEARHTLVRSSHATGGPSRYWQVAGSETQVGFISPHSNNFCGSCNRVRVTAEGKLVLCLGHEGALDLKSLMRRYPGDSERLRNALVDALQLKPEKHHFRTDEQVQVVRFMSMTGG, via the coding sequence ATGCCCGATTCCCAGTTGGTCGACCCGTTCGGCCGGCGCATCACCTACCTGAGGTTATCGGTAACCGATCGCTGCGATTTTCGCTGCACCTACTGCATGAGCGAAGACATGGTCTTCGCTCCCCGCGCACAGATACTTACCCTCGAAGAGCTCTATGCCGTGGCCGATGCCTTCATCAGTCTCGGTGTCAAACGCATTCGCGTGACCGGCGGTGAGCCGTTGGTGCGCAAGGGTCTGACCGGCCTGCTGGCGCAACTGGGCGCGCGCAGCGAGCTCGAAGACCTGGCCATCACCACCAACGGTTCACAGCTGCCAAGTCTGGCGCCGGCGCTGCGCGATGCCGGTGTGAAGCGCCTGAACATCAGCCTCGATTCGCTCAAACGCGACCGCTTCGCCGAACTGACCCGCCGTGATCGGCTCGATCAGGTGCTCGAAGGCATCGAGGCTGCGCGTAGCGCCGGCTTCAAACGCATCAAGCTCAACAGCGTGGTGCAGAAGGGCCGCAACGACGACGAGATTCTCGACCTGGTGGAGTTCGCCATCGAGCGTGGGCTGGATATCAGTTTCATCGAAGAGATGCCGCTGGGCAGCGTGTCCAGCCATCAGCGCCAGATAACCTTCTGCTCCAGCGACGAGGTACGTGAGCGCATCGAGGCACGCCATACGCTGGTGCGCAGCAGCCATGCCACAGGTGGTCCTTCGCGCTACTGGCAGGTGGCCGGCAGCGAGACGCAGGTCGGCTTCATCTCGCCGCACAGCAACAACTTCTGCGGCAGTTGCAACCGCGTGCGCGTGACAGCCGAGGGCAAGCTCGTGCTGTGCCTTGGCCACGAGGGCGCGCTGGATCTGAAAAGCCTGATGCGGCGCTATCCGGGCGACAGCGAGCGCCTGCGCAACGCCCTGGTGGATGCGTTGCAGCTCAAGCCGGAAAAGCATCACTTCCGCACCGACGAGCAGGTTCAGGTGGTGCGTTTCATGAGCATGACCGGCGGCTGA
- the rlmM gene encoding 23S rRNA (cytidine(2498)-2'-O)-methyltransferase RlmM — protein sequence MNTLLLHCRPGFEGEVCAEISEHAATLEVAGYAKARPESACAQFICSESGGAERLMRKLRFAELIFPRQWARGEYLQLPETDRISVLLEYLAGYPVCSGLWLEVLDTNDGKELSGFCRKFEAPLRKALIKAGRLDEQGNGPRLLLTFKSGREVFVGIAEANNSALWPMGIPRLKFPRQAPSRSTLKLEEAWHHFIPRDQWDTRLAAGMTGVDLGAAPGGWTWQLVNRHIKVSAVDNGPMNAELMDSGLVEHFRADGFTFRPRKPVNWMVCDIVEKPARNAALLETWIGEGLCREAVVNLKLPMKQRYAEVKRLLERIADGLAARGVKASIGCKQLYHDREEVTCHLRRL from the coding sequence ATGAACACATTGCTGCTGCATTGCCGCCCCGGTTTCGAGGGCGAGGTCTGCGCGGAAATCAGCGAACACGCTGCCACCCTGGAAGTGGCCGGCTACGCCAAGGCGCGACCTGAGAGCGCCTGTGCGCAATTCATTTGCAGCGAAAGCGGTGGCGCCGAGCGCCTGATGCGCAAGCTGCGTTTCGCCGAACTGATCTTTCCCCGGCAATGGGCGCGCGGTGAGTACCTGCAACTTCCTGAAACGGATCGCATCAGCGTGCTGCTGGAGTACCTGGCGGGCTACCCGGTCTGCAGTGGCCTATGGCTGGAAGTGCTGGACACCAACGACGGCAAGGAGCTTTCCGGCTTCTGCCGCAAGTTCGAGGCGCCATTGCGCAAGGCACTGATCAAGGCCGGTCGCCTCGATGAGCAGGGCAACGGGCCGCGGCTGCTGCTGACCTTCAAGAGCGGCCGTGAGGTGTTCGTCGGTATCGCCGAGGCGAACAACAGCGCCTTGTGGCCGATGGGCATCCCGCGATTGAAGTTTCCGCGCCAGGCGCCAAGCCGTTCCACGCTGAAGCTGGAGGAGGCCTGGCATCATTTCATCCCGCGTGACCAATGGGATACGCGACTGGCTGCGGGCATGACCGGCGTCGACCTCGGTGCCGCGCCGGGCGGCTGGACCTGGCAGCTGGTCAACCGGCACATCAAGGTCAGCGCCGTGGACAACGGCCCGATGAACGCCGAGCTGATGGATTCCGGGCTGGTCGAGCATTTTCGCGCCGACGGCTTCACCTTCCGCCCGCGCAAGCCGGTGAACTGGATGGTCTGCGACATCGTCGAAAAGCCGGCGCGCAATGCCGCTCTGCTGGAAACCTGGATCGGCGAAGGCCTGTGTCGCGAAGCGGTGGTCAACCTCAAACTGCCGATGAAGCAGCGCTATGCCGAGGTCAAGCGGCTGCTGGAGCGTATCGCCGATGGCCTGGCCGCGCGCGGCGTCAAGGCGAGTATCGGTTGCAAGCAGCTGTATCACGACCGCGAAGAGGTGACCTGCCACCTGCGGCGTCTCTGA
- a CDS encoding CopD family protein, producing the protein MPLLKLLHFAALLCWCGSLLYLPALIAAGTKRSDQLFYRDHAHLTRMVFTLISTPAALLAIGSGTALFLRDGTLAGWLIMKLTVVTAMALCHALCGVLVLRIEREPERGVTYQCITLGVMVPVLIALTLWLVLAKPF; encoded by the coding sequence ATGCCCTTGCTCAAACTGCTGCACTTCGCTGCCCTGCTCTGCTGGTGCGGCTCGCTGCTTTATCTCCCGGCGCTGATCGCGGCGGGCACCAAGCGTAGCGATCAGCTCTTCTACCGTGACCATGCACACCTCACCCGCATGGTCTTCACCCTCATCAGCACCCCGGCTGCGCTGCTGGCGATCGGCTCCGGCACGGCGCTGTTCCTGCGCGACGGCACGCTGGCAGGCTGGCTGATCATGAAGCTCACGGTGGTGACGGCGATGGCGCTCTGTCATGCGCTGTGCGGCGTTCTCGTCCTGCGCATCGAACGCGAGCCGGAGCGTGGCGTCACATACCAGTGCATCACCTTGGGCGTGATGGTGCCCGTGCTGATCGCCCTGACTCTGTGGCTGGTGCTGGCCAAGCCCTTCTGA
- the tusA gene encoding sulfurtransferase TusA encodes MTQSAEMSVDAVLDASGLNCPEPVMMLHNKVRDLAGGALLKVIATDPSTQRDIPKFCIFLGHDLVEQQEAAGTYLYWIRKKSEQG; translated from the coding sequence ATGACCCAATCAGCTGAAATGTCCGTCGATGCCGTGCTCGATGCCAGTGGCCTGAACTGCCCCGAGCCGGTGATGATGCTGCACAACAAGGTGCGCGATCTGGCCGGTGGTGCCCTGCTCAAGGTGATCGCTACGGACCCCTCTACCCAGCGCGATATTCCCAAGTTCTGCATCTTTCTCGGCCATGATCTGGTCGAGCAGCAGGAAGCGGCTGGCACCTACCTCTACTGGATTCGCAAGAAGAGCGAGCAGGGCTGA
- the ctaD gene encoding cytochrome c oxidase subunit I, with protein sequence MTPTPKSGAPATDLDQLQDQFNEVWGNPRGWRALTIVNHTSIGLRFLVTGAFFFLVGGLLAMLIRTQLALPGYELMEPDVYNQVFTMHGTVMMFLFAVPMMEGLAVYLIPKMIGARDLVFPRLSALGYYCYLFGGLILLSSIFLDVAPKAGWFMYTPLSSSAHTPGVNSDFWLLGITFVEISAVSAGVELVVSILRTRTNGMALHKMPLYAWYILVMAMMIVVGFPPLILGSILLELERAAGMPFFDVARGGDPVLWQHLFWLFGHPEVYIIFLPGAGIVSTLIPVFCQRPLVGYRWVVLGVLTTGFISFGLWVHHMFTVGIPQLATAFFSAASMLVAIPTGVQIFAWLATLWLGKPVYRVPMLWLVGFLIVFVAGGLTGVMLALVPFDWQVHDTHFVVAHMHYVLVGGMLFPLMAGLYYWLPHFSGRMPSEKLGRWGFWLFFIGFNVTFMIMHWTGLIGMPRRIYTYDTGLGWDMPNLVSSIGSFIMAAGVATILLDIILHFRFGIPAPKNPWKADTLEWATSLPPSAYNFVSLPDVTERHPLWKDPDLPDSIARGEHALTVIDHGRRETWGSDPLTGKVREIIHLPGNSWLPFIASVFLAVLCLSLLNKAYILAIIATVATLIVLLRWSWENGAHPAAAPDAHTQPGEPPLHSRTFDGPGLWGMGVTLLANGALYLSLLFGWFYLWTVSPQWQVPDSDLNGWLMLASTALLSAGTLWLHRLIKRLRAGTHRGLMGQLAGLAIVAFVQSAMLLWLMLSAGLAPTETAHDAVIFVMLAYNLIHCTLAAVLTGLQAWRVALGYVGDKAPYEPIVVEQLWYYNLGVLWVSYAAIVLFPATWGGV encoded by the coding sequence ATGACACCGACCCCGAAGAGTGGCGCGCCCGCTACCGATCTCGACCAGTTGCAGGACCAGTTCAACGAGGTCTGGGGCAACCCCCGCGGTTGGCGTGCGCTGACCATCGTCAACCACACCAGCATTGGCCTGCGCTTTCTGGTCACCGGTGCCTTCTTCTTTCTCGTCGGCGGCCTGCTGGCGATGCTGATCCGCACCCAGCTCGCCCTGCCCGGCTACGAGCTGATGGAGCCGGACGTCTACAACCAGGTCTTCACCATGCACGGCACGGTGATGATGTTCCTCTTCGCGGTGCCGATGATGGAGGGCCTGGCGGTCTACCTGATCCCGAAGATGATCGGCGCCCGCGACCTGGTCTTCCCGCGTCTTTCCGCCCTGGGCTACTACTGCTACCTGTTCGGCGGGCTGATCCTGCTGTCGAGCATCTTCCTCGACGTCGCACCCAAGGCCGGCTGGTTCATGTACACGCCGCTGTCCAGTTCAGCGCACACGCCGGGGGTGAACTCGGATTTCTGGCTGCTGGGCATCACCTTCGTCGAGATCTCCGCGGTATCCGCCGGCGTCGAGCTGGTGGTGTCGATCCTGCGCACCCGCACCAACGGCATGGCGCTGCACAAGATGCCGCTGTACGCCTGGTACATCCTGGTGATGGCGATGATGATCGTGGTCGGCTTCCCGCCGCTGATCCTCGGCTCGATCCTGCTGGAACTGGAGCGCGCGGCAGGCATGCCGTTCTTCGATGTGGCCCGCGGTGGCGACCCGGTGCTCTGGCAGCATCTGTTCTGGCTGTTCGGCCATCCGGAGGTGTACATCATCTTCCTGCCTGGCGCCGGCATCGTCTCGACACTGATTCCGGTGTTCTGCCAGCGTCCGCTGGTGGGCTATCGCTGGGTCGTGCTGGGCGTGCTGACCACCGGTTTCATCAGCTTCGGGCTTTGGGTGCACCACATGTTCACGGTCGGCATTCCGCAGCTGGCCACGGCCTTTTTCTCGGCGGCGAGCATGCTGGTGGCGATCCCCACCGGGGTGCAGATCTTCGCCTGGCTGGCGACCCTCTGGCTCGGCAAGCCGGTGTACAGGGTGCCGATGCTCTGGCTGGTGGGCTTTCTGATCGTCTTCGTCGCGGGCGGCCTGACCGGGGTGATGCTGGCGCTGGTGCCGTTCGACTGGCAGGTGCACGACACCCATTTCGTCGTCGCGCACATGCACTACGTGCTGGTGGGCGGCATGCTCTTCCCGCTGATGGCCGGCCTGTACTACTGGCTGCCACACTTCTCCGGACGCATGCCGTCGGAAAAGCTCGGCCGCTGGGGTTTCTGGCTGTTCTTCATCGGCTTCAACGTGACCTTCATGATCATGCACTGGACCGGCCTGATCGGCATGCCACGGCGTATCTACACCTACGACACAGGCCTCGGCTGGGACATGCCCAACCTAGTGTCGTCGATCGGCAGCTTCATCATGGCCGCAGGCGTCGCCACCATCCTGCTGGACATCATCCTGCACTTCCGCTTCGGCATCCCGGCGCCAAAGAACCCCTGGAAAGCCGATACCCTGGAGTGGGCCACCAGTCTGCCACCCAGCGCCTACAACTTCGTCAGCCTGCCCGACGTGACGGAGCGCCATCCGTTGTGGAAAGACCCGGACCTGCCCGACAGTATCGCCCGCGGTGAGCATGCGTTGACGGTGATCGATCATGGTCGGCGGGAGACCTGGGGCAGCGACCCGCTGACGGGAAAGGTCCGCGAGATCATCCACCTGCCCGGCAACAGCTGGCTGCCGTTCATTGCCTCGGTGTTCCTCGCCGTGCTCTGCCTGAGCCTGCTGAACAAGGCCTACATCCTCGCCATCATCGCCACTGTGGCAACGCTGATCGTGCTGCTGCGCTGGTCCTGGGAAAACGGCGCCCATCCTGCTGCCGCGCCGGACGCCCATACCCAACCCGGCGAACCACCGCTGCATTCACGCACGTTTGACGGCCCGGGCCTGTGGGGCATGGGCGTGACGCTGCTGGCCAATGGCGCGCTGTACCTGTCGCTGCTGTTCGGCTGGTTCTACCTGTGGACCGTGTCGCCGCAATGGCAGGTGCCGGACAGCGACCTGAACGGTTGGCTGATGCTGGCCAGCACAGCGTTGCTGAGTGCCGGCACGCTCTGGCTGCATCGGCTGATCAAGCGCCTGCGCGCCGGTACGCATCGCGGACTGATGGGGCAACTTGCCGGGTTGGCGATCGTGGCCTTCGTTCAATCGGCGATGCTGCTCTGGCTGATGCTGTCGGCCGGCCTGGCGCCGACCGAAACCGCCCACGATGCGGTGATCTTCGTGATGCTGGCGTACAACCTGATTCACTGCACGCTGGCAGCCGTGCTGACCGGACTGCAGGCGTGGCGGGTGGCCCTTGGTTATGTGGGCGACAAGGCGCCATACGAGCCCATCGTGGTCGAGCAGCTCTGGTACTACAACCTGGGTGTGCTGTGGGTCAGCTATGCGGCGATCGTGCTGTTCCCGGCGACCTGGGGAGGTGTCTGA
- a CDS encoding ion transporter: MDNDSLKAMSWRERLYVIIFFTNTPAGKRFDTWLLVIILASLVVVMFDSIASFNERHGELLTTLEWGFTTIFALEYLVRIYTHPEPRKYIFSFYGAVDLLSVLPAFIALLLPDAQYLLVVRIVRMLRIFRVLKLTPYLSQANFLLVALQGSRQKIIVFLVSVTTLIIVYGTLMYVIEGPSNGFTSIPISIYWAVVTLTTVGFGDIVPHTPLGKALATMVMITGYSIIAVPTGIFTAELANAMRQDSLRHSCPTCDKLTHEPNAAFCSRCGSQLFERREGEARD; the protein is encoded by the coding sequence ATGGATAACGACTCCTTGAAAGCGATGAGCTGGCGCGAACGGCTATACGTCATCATCTTTTTCACCAATACCCCAGCGGGAAAACGCTTCGATACCTGGCTGCTGGTGATTATCCTCGCCAGTCTGGTCGTGGTGATGTTCGACAGCATCGCCTCCTTCAATGAGCGCCACGGCGAGCTGCTGACCACTCTGGAATGGGGATTCACCACGATATTCGCCCTGGAATACCTGGTGCGCATCTACACCCACCCCGAGCCACGCAAATACATCTTCAGCTTCTACGGCGCGGTGGACCTGCTCTCGGTGCTGCCAGCCTTCATCGCCCTGCTGCTACCCGATGCGCAGTACCTGCTGGTGGTACGCATCGTCCGCATGCTGCGAATTTTCCGTGTACTCAAGCTCACGCCCTACCTGAGCCAGGCGAATTTCCTGCTGGTGGCGCTGCAGGGCAGCCGGCAAAAGATCATCGTCTTCCTCGTCAGCGTAACCACCCTGATCATCGTTTACGGCACGCTGATGTATGTGATCGAAGGGCCAAGCAATGGCTTCACCAGCATTCCGATAAGCATCTACTGGGCGGTGGTCACACTGACCACGGTCGGCTTCGGCGATATCGTTCCGCATACGCCGTTGGGCAAGGCGCTGGCGACCATGGTGATGATCACTGGTTATTCGATCATCGCCGTGCCGACCGGCATCTTCACCGCCGAGCTGGCAAATGCCATGCGCCAGGACAGCCTGCGCCACAGCTGCCCAACCTGCGACAAGCTCACCCATGAGCCCAATGCGGCCTTCTGCAGTCGCTGCGGCAGCCAGCTGTTCGAGCGACGCGAAGGCGAGGCGCGCGACTGA
- a CDS encoding cytochrome c oxidase assembly protein: protein MRWAAAVALTAIFLPVSAQAHGLFDAHLLDRAPLLLTAVLVAAAWLLYALGARKVPPRRSEALCFHSAMLLVVFSVFGPIDDWAESSTSWHMTQHMLFIIVIAPLWALARPLPQWRGVTGRFAQPLWTGILRAGRYPTLLALLHGAIIWIWHTPKLYVLALDNLWWHAFEHACFLFTGWLFWWSVLHANPKQVPQALMAVLLTLMHTGLLGALLTFGTVSFYGEGRSVDDQQLAGLIMWVPGGLIYLIGGGWIAWRWLTRLWRRQQARSAREETSYEKSVRDVRA, encoded by the coding sequence ATGCGCTGGGCAGCCGCTGTAGCCTTGACCGCCATCTTCCTGCCGGTATCGGCGCAGGCCCATGGCCTGTTCGATGCCCACCTGCTGGACCGCGCGCCCTTGCTGCTCACCGCGGTGCTGGTCGCGGCCGCCTGGCTGCTCTATGCGCTGGGCGCCCGCAAGGTACCGCCGCGGCGCAGCGAAGCTCTCTGCTTTCACAGCGCCATGCTGCTGGTGGTGTTCTCGGTTTTCGGCCCCATCGACGACTGGGCGGAAAGCAGCACCAGCTGGCACATGACCCAGCACATGCTGTTCATCATCGTGATCGCGCCGCTGTGGGCGCTGGCCCGGCCGCTGCCGCAATGGCGCGGCGTCACCGGCCGCTTTGCCCAACCGCTATGGACCGGCATTCTGCGCGCCGGCCGCTACCCGACACTGCTCGCGCTGCTGCATGGCGCGATCATATGGATCTGGCACACGCCGAAGCTCTATGTGCTGGCGCTGGACAACCTCTGGTGGCACGCCTTCGAGCATGCCTGCTTTCTGTTCACCGGCTGGCTGTTCTGGTGGTCGGTGCTGCACGCCAATCCGAAGCAGGTGCCCCAGGCTTTGATGGCTGTATTGCTGACGCTGATGCACACCGGCCTGCTGGGCGCCCTGCTCACCTTCGGCACCGTCTCGTTCTATGGCGAGGGTCGCTCGGTGGACGACCAGCAACTCGCCGGCCTGATCATGTGGGTACCCGGCGGGCTTATCTATCTGATCGGCGGCGGCTGGATCGCCTGGCGCTGGCTGACCCGCCTGTGGCGCCGGCAGCAGGCGCGCTCGGCGCGCGAAGAAACCTCCTACGAAAAGTCCGTGCGTGACGTCAGAGCGTAG
- the coxB gene encoding cytochrome c oxidase subunit II: MARDVANVWWAMFGFSVVVLLVVSALWIYAMLRRPRTHTAEEAKRINRRWIIGGGLILPTVTIIALLAFGIPTGRGMLPLPVEGEQPLRIQVIGHQWWWEVRYPESGVVTANQFILPVDRPVDVEVTSADVIHSFWVPRLGGKLDMVPGRTNTLRVQASQSGIFRGQCSEFCGSQHAHMILHVEALEADAFASWIEARRELQHQPPSGDAGRVFAERCGQCHRVTGVSEGNRAPDLSDLATRPTLGAGVIANDTDGLRRWLSDHQSLKHGNAMPRHDDIPEETLGQLADWLETLAP, from the coding sequence ATGGCCCGCGACGTGGCGAACGTCTGGTGGGCGATGTTCGGCTTTTCCGTGGTGGTGCTGCTGGTAGTGAGCGCGCTGTGGATCTACGCGATGCTGCGCCGCCCACGAACGCACACCGCCGAAGAAGCCAAACGGATCAATCGTCGCTGGATCATCGGCGGCGGCCTGATCCTGCCCACCGTCACCATCATCGCCCTGCTGGCGTTCGGCATTCCCACCGGGCGCGGCATGCTGCCGTTGCCGGTCGAAGGCGAGCAACCGCTGCGCATCCAGGTTATCGGCCACCAATGGTGGTGGGAGGTGCGCTACCCGGAAAGCGGGGTGGTGACGGCCAACCAATTCATCCTGCCGGTCGATCGCCCGGTGGACGTCGAGGTCACCAGCGCGGACGTGATCCACTCGTTCTGGGTGCCACGCCTGGGTGGCAAGCTGGACATGGTTCCCGGCCGGACCAACACCCTGCGCGTGCAGGCCTCGCAGAGCGGAATTTTCCGCGGGCAATGCTCGGAGTTCTGCGGCAGTCAGCATGCGCACATGATTCTGCACGTGGAGGCGCTGGAAGCTGACGCTTTTGCCAGCTGGATCGAGGCCCGCCGTGAGCTGCAGCACCAGCCACCCAGCGGCGATGCCGGTCGCGTCTTCGCTGAGCGCTGCGGGCAATGCCACCGCGTCACGGGCGTCAGCGAGGGCAATCGCGCACCGGACCTGAGCGATCTCGCCACCCGTCCGACCCTCGGCGCCGGCGTGATCGCCAACGATACGGACGGCCTGCGCCGCTGGCTGAGCGATCACCAGAGCCTCAAGCACGGCAACGCCATGCCGCGGCACGACGACATTCCCGAAGAAACCCTCGGCCAGCTTGCCGACTGGCTGGAGACACTCGCTCCATGA
- a CDS encoding DUF2231 domain-containing protein: MATERESINSNAAIAGHPLHPMMIHFPVAALIGLVPADLAYLWTLDEFWWRAGLWLSGVGAIGGWIASVAGVIDLVTVQQIRRKVTAWCHAILAVMMLSLASLNWLLRYQGMDRGDGDAMWGLYLSLLTAVLISLAAFLGGRLVYEHAVGVDVEGDGP; the protein is encoded by the coding sequence ATGGCCACAGAACGCGAGTCGATCAACAGCAACGCCGCCATTGCCGGCCATCCGCTGCACCCGATGATGATTCACTTCCCCGTCGCGGCGTTGATCGGCCTGGTGCCGGCGGATCTCGCCTACCTGTGGACGCTTGACGAATTCTGGTGGCGCGCTGGCCTCTGGCTTTCCGGTGTGGGTGCCATCGGCGGCTGGATCGCCAGCGTTGCCGGCGTGATTGATCTGGTCACCGTGCAGCAGATTCGCCGCAAGGTGACCGCGTGGTGCCATGCGATCCTGGCGGTGATGATGCTTTCCCTGGCCTCGCTGAACTGGCTGTTGCGCTACCAGGGCATGGATCGCGGTGACGGCGACGCCATGTGGGGTCTCTACCTGTCGCTGCTGACCGCCGTGCTGATCTCGCTGGCGGCCTTTCTCGGCGGGCGCCTGGTCTACGAGCACGCGGTTGGTGTGGACGTTGAAGGCGATGGGCCGTAA